In Musa acuminata AAA Group cultivar baxijiao chromosome BXJ2-3, Cavendish_Baxijiao_AAA, whole genome shotgun sequence, the following proteins share a genomic window:
- the LOC135607700 gene encoding glycerol-3-phosphate acyltransferase 1-like, translating into MVMLKLAARWQFTCYKVAKKLRSHESSHRNTSRLHQVHSLYPGVAKCSLEGREGQTLVCDFQGTLLRTPSSSLFPYFMLVAFEGGSLLRAFLLLLLSPLFWVLGKQSEAGMRVMVFVTFCGLRTRDLDLVSRVVLPKFYLENLHLQAYQLLAATGKRVVLTAMPRLMVEGFLKEYLGASEVVGAELQVVRGRYFTGLVSGSTPSAKQKALKDRFGEVKADVAIVSPSNLHDHLFIAYSKEIYVVNKEEAAAGIGTEMPRSKYPKPLIFHDGRLALLPTPTATLALFMWMPLAVPLSITRILMGVTFPYKVVIFIAAATGIRFRVGVVEDDNRRRGAGAECSRKGGVMYVCTHRTLLDPVMLCTGLQRPVTTVTYSLSRMSELLAPMKTVRLTRDRERDAAMMRRLLREGDLAVCPEGTTCREPYLLRFSPLFAELAEDIVPVALDARVGMFYGTTASGHKWLDPVVFMMDPLPVYQVEVQGRVPRHLTCAGGWSAAEVANRIQKQLADALGFKRTTLTRRDKYMMLAGNEGVSRDQRDGKKLPK; encoded by the exons ATGGTGATGCTAAAGCTAGCTGCACGATGGCAGTTTACTTGCTACAAGGTCGCCAAGAAACTGAGAAGCCATGAGTCGTCCCACAGGAACACCTCCCGATTGCACCAGGTGCATTCGTTGTATCCCGGTGTGGCCAAATGCTCCTTGGAGGGAAGAGAGGGGCAAACCTTGGTGTGTGACTTCCAGGGCACCCTCCTTCGAACCCCATCATCTTCCTTGTTCCCTTACTTCATGCTGGTGGCCTTCGAAGGCGGAAGCCTGCTGAGAGCTTTCCTCTTGCTCCTCCTCTCGCCCTTGTTCTGGGTGTTGGGCAAGCAGAGTGAGGCGGGCATGAGGGTCATGGTCTTCGTCACCTTCTGCGGGCTCCGGACCAGAGACCTGGATCTCGTGTCCAGGGTCGTCCTCCCAAAGTTCTACTTGGAGAACCTCCATCTCCAGGCCTACCAGCTGCTGGCCGCCACCGGCAAGCGGGTGGTGCTCACCGCCATGCCCAGGCTCATGGTGGAAGGCTTCCTCAAGGAGTATCTTGGCGCGAGCGAGGTGGTTGGCGCGGAGCTGCAGGTGGTCAGAGGCCGCTACTTCACGGGGCTCGTCTCCGGATCAACCCCGTCAGCCAAGCAGAAAGCCCTCAAAGACCGCTTCGGGGAGGTCAAGGCTGATGTAGCCATCGTGAGCCCCTCCAACCTTCATGACCATCTTTTCATCGCCTACTCCAAG GAAATCTACGTAGTCAACAAGGAGGAAGCTGCCGCCGGCATTGGCACAGAGATGCCAAGAAGCAAGTACCCGAAGCCTCTCATATTCCACGACGGGCGGCTGGCTTTGCTTCCCACACCCACAGCGACGCTTGCTCTCTTCATGTGGATGCCATTGGCCGTACCACTATCCATCACGAGAATCCTCATGGGCGTCACCTTCCCCTACAAGGTCGTCATCTTCATCGCAGCGGCCACCGGGATAAGGTTCAGGGTGGGGGTAGTAGAAGACGACAACAGACGCCGCGGCGCCGGAGCGGAGTGCAGCAGGAAGGGGGGAGTGATGTACGTGTGCACGCACAGGACGCTGTTGGACCCGGTCATGCTCTGCACAGGGCTACAGCGGCCGGTGACGACGGTGACGTACAGCCTGAGCCGGATGTCGGAGCTGCTGGCGCCGATGAAGACGGTGAGGCTGACGAGGGACCGGGAGCGGGACGCAGCGATGATGCGGCGGCTGCTGCGGGAGGGCGACCTGGCGGTGTGCCCCGAGGGGACGACGTGCCGGGAGCCGTACCTGCTGCGGTTCAGCCCACTGTTCGCGGAGCTGGCGGAGGACATCGTCCCGGTGGCCCTGGACGCCCGGGTAGGGATGTTCTACGGCACCACCGCGAGCGGGCACAAGTGGCTGGACCCGGTGGTGTTCATGATGGATCCGCTGCCAGTGTACCAGGTGGAGGTGCAGGGGCGGGTGCCGCGGCACCTGACATGCGCCGGCGGATGGAGCGCCGCCGAGGTGGCCAACCGGATCCAGAAGCAGCTGGCCGACGCGCTGGGATTCAAGCGCACCACCCTCACCCGCCGCGACAAGTACATGATGTTGGCCGGGAACGAGGGGGTGTCGCGGGACCAGCGCGACGGGAAGAAGCTGCCAAAGTAG